A stretch of the Saprospiraceae bacterium genome encodes the following:
- a CDS encoding AAA family ATPase yields the protein MEQIIRPHAEQAFAHELEALKKFDKKDKPASWQLSPWAVLNYILGTRLEDGTVITPKYIGDKKIVEIAIASLLSDRALLLIGIPGTAKSWLSEHLAAAISNDSTLLVQGTSGTGEDSLRYGWNYAHLIAHGPSKQALVAGPVMKAMLNGKLVRIEELTRIPTEIQDALITILSEKIIPIAELNEEVQAIQGFNVIATANDRDKGIYPLSSALQRRFNTLVMPLPDSIEDEVRIVHDRVQQLGQQMNIPMEQLKDSLTKKLVLIFRELREGHSIDKKQKIKASQAGLSPAEAISILHHARIHHHYFSDKSFGPSDIVPGLFQSITRQDDDEKTILQEYTETVIKKRTEFKDWYEVLHTYFKDK from the coding sequence ATGGAACAAATTATACGCCCACATGCAGAGCAAGCTTTTGCTCATGAATTGGAGGCTCTCAAAAAATTTGATAAAAAAGATAAGCCAGCTAGTTGGCAATTATCTCCCTGGGCTGTATTGAATTATATCCTGGGAACCCGTCTTGAAGATGGGACTGTAATTACCCCTAAATACATAGGAGATAAAAAAATAGTTGAGATTGCAATTGCATCTCTATTATCTGACAGAGCTTTATTATTGATCGGGATTCCAGGGACCGCAAAATCTTGGTTGTCTGAACATCTTGCAGCTGCGATTTCCAATGACTCAACTTTGCTTGTACAAGGGACCTCAGGAACTGGAGAGGATAGCTTACGGTATGGTTGGAATTATGCTCACTTGATTGCGCATGGGCCCAGTAAACAAGCCCTCGTTGCAGGACCAGTAATGAAAGCAATGTTGAATGGTAAATTAGTACGTATCGAAGAGCTCACGCGAATTCCAACAGAAATTCAAGATGCCCTGATCACTATCTTATCTGAAAAAATAATTCCCATTGCAGAATTGAACGAAGAGGTTCAGGCGATACAAGGTTTCAATGTAATTGCTACCGCAAATGATCGGGATAAAGGAATTTATCCTTTATCGTCTGCTTTGCAACGTCGTTTTAATACCCTGGTAATGCCTTTACCCGATTCCATTGAAGATGAAGTTCGTATTGTCCATGATCGCGTGCAACAACTCGGACAACAAATGAATATTCCAATGGAACAACTTAAAGATTCATTGACTAAGAAACTGGTACTTATTTTCAGGGAACTTCGGGAAGGACACAGCATCGATAAAAAGCAAAAGATCAAAGCTTCTCAAGCAGGATTAAGTCCTGCTGAAGCTATTTCTATTTTACATCATGCCCGGATTCATCATCATTATTTCTCTGATAAATCTTTTGGGCCTTCAGATATTGTCCCTGGTCTTTTTCAATCCATCACCCGTCAGGATGATGATGAAAAAACAATTTTACAGGAATACACAGAAACAGTTATAAAAAAACGAACAGAGTTTAAAGATTGGTATGAAGTATTACATACCTATTTCAAAGACAAATAA
- a CDS encoding SDR family oxidoreductase: MPINLQNRNALVCGASKGIGKACAIRLAQAGASVCILSRNAVLLEELLHQLPRSHNQNHHVVVANMEDPQDLEKKIHHVVLNFPIHILINNTGGPPAGPAHTATAEAFESAFKQHLIANQLITSQLIPGMKEAAYGRIINIISTSVKQPIDNLGVSNTIRGAVANWAKTLANELAAFNITVNNILPGATRTERLESIIEKEQLLHQKSQQEIEQQLVAAIPMKRFAEPEEIANAVAFLASPLAAYITGINVPVDGGRTKSL; encoded by the coding sequence ATACCCATCAATTTACAAAATAGAAATGCATTAGTGTGTGGCGCCAGTAAAGGTATTGGAAAAGCTTGTGCCATTCGATTGGCTCAGGCAGGAGCTTCGGTTTGTATTCTTTCCAGAAATGCCGTTTTACTTGAAGAGTTGTTGCACCAACTTCCAAGGTCACATAATCAAAACCATCATGTAGTCGTAGCAAATATGGAAGATCCACAGGATCTTGAAAAAAAAATACACCATGTGGTATTAAATTTTCCAATACACATCCTAATAAATAATACCGGTGGCCCACCAGCGGGTCCAGCACATACTGCAACTGCTGAGGCCTTTGAATCTGCATTTAAACAACATCTAATCGCAAATCAATTGATTACTTCGCAATTGATTCCCGGCATGAAAGAAGCAGCATATGGGCGTATTATAAATATTATCTCCACTTCTGTAAAACAACCCATTGACAATTTAGGTGTTTCAAATACGATTCGTGGGGCAGTAGCCAATTGGGCAAAAACCCTTGCAAACGAATTGGCAGCATTCAACATTACAGTAAATAATATTTTACCGGGAGCGACTCGCACCGAACGATTGGAAAGCATCATTGAAAAAGAACAGTTACTTCATCAGAAATCACAACAAGAAATTGAACAACAACTTGTAGCTGCCATCCCAATGAAGCGATTTGCAGAACCGGAAGAAATTGCAAATGCAGTTGCATTTTTAGCAAGCCCGCTTGCAGCTTACATAACCGGGATCAACGTACCCGTTGATGGTGGACGAACCAAAAGTTTGTAA
- a CDS encoding gliding motility-associated C-terminal domain-containing protein yields the protein MVFLKVIQILKMDLFQYENNYHCSLKSSILCSLCFLLIQWNLITAQNLIPNPGFEQCDQCDARGFKELGIGYGANNPIDWTAATFGSPDFYSIAPHMGKKHGGFFVGFAKHEYLTNHFTNPLRAGAIYQFSFWARPGTQNPVYAIDELGVFIQTGPAVYKQAEPLKQLKPTYESPDQDFIKGPDYKLFSFNYTACGGEDHFIVGRFRALSKGDTSFIGTNPPSNPGGVAIYYFVDDFEMIEITPPQLVDLLPKEIFLCPGEIKKIRIPAPYDQGIISWSTGENLAEIQVPETGPLTVEVQLQDNCKTILRDTVIIRTEPNINIKILGPDNVCIGDTIELDAVCNGNCFDFSWNNGLNTQQIMVRDTGDYIVKAKTICKELSDTFHVRALTKEIKSFIKFPNVLAPYGEETNRKFRPSIVKHEANRVIEMKLLIYNRWGQKLFETSDLNGAWTPNEDIPMDTYIYLAEFKYQDCDRIRNSKLTGSLSLIR from the coding sequence ATGGTTTTTTTAAAAGTAATTCAAATCCTTAAAATGGACTTGTTTCAATATGAAAATAATTACCATTGCTCTTTAAAAAGCAGCATACTTTGTTCGCTATGTTTTTTATTGATCCAATGGAATCTGATTACTGCACAAAATTTAATTCCCAATCCAGGATTCGAACAATGCGATCAGTGCGATGCACGTGGCTTTAAAGAATTGGGAATCGGCTATGGTGCAAACAATCCAATTGATTGGACTGCAGCTACATTTGGTTCACCGGATTTTTATTCAATAGCTCCCCACATGGGCAAAAAGCACGGTGGGTTTTTTGTAGGATTTGCCAAACATGAATACCTGACCAATCATTTTACCAATCCATTAAGGGCAGGTGCAATTTATCAATTTAGTTTTTGGGCCAGGCCCGGTACCCAAAATCCGGTTTATGCAATTGATGAATTGGGAGTCTTTATTCAAACCGGTCCTGCTGTATATAAACAAGCAGAACCTCTTAAACAATTAAAACCGACTTACGAATCTCCAGATCAGGATTTTATAAAAGGACCAGATTATAAACTTTTTAGTTTCAATTATACAGCATGCGGTGGAGAAGATCATTTTATAGTTGGAAGATTCCGAGCTTTATCAAAAGGTGATACCAGTTTTATTGGAACAAATCCACCTAGCAATCCAGGAGGAGTAGCCATCTATTATTTTGTAGATGATTTTGAAATGATTGAAATTACTCCACCACAACTTGTAGATTTACTTCCCAAAGAAATTTTCTTATGCCCCGGTGAAATTAAAAAAATCCGCATCCCGGCTCCTTATGATCAAGGGATCATCAGCTGGAGTACCGGTGAAAACCTGGCAGAAATTCAAGTGCCAGAAACCGGACCTCTCACGGTTGAAGTGCAACTTCAGGATAACTGTAAAACGATTCTACGTGATACGGTTATCATTCGGACTGAACCAAATATTAATATTAAAATTTTAGGGCCTGATAATGTGTGTATTGGTGACACCATCGAACTGGATGCAGTTTGCAATGGTAATTGTTTTGATTTTAGCTGGAACAACGGATTAAATACCCAACAAATCATGGTACGAGACACGGGTGATTATATTGTTAAAGCGAAAACAATTTGCAAAGAATTAAGTGATACGTTTCACGTGCGGGCTTTAACGAAAGAAATTAAATCGTTTATTAAATTTCCAAATGTGCTAGCACCCTATGGAGAAGAAACCAATCGAAAATTCAGACCCTCCATTGTGAAGCATGAAGCCAATCGTGTGATTGAAATGAAATTACTTATTTACAATCGTTGGGGACAAAAATTATTTGAAACGTCCGATTTAAACGGAGCCTGGACACCTAATGAAGACATTCCGATGGACACATATATTTATTTGGCTGAATTCAAATACCAGGATTGTGATCGGATTAGAAATTCGAAATTAACCGGATCCCTAAGTTTAATTAGATAA
- a CDS encoding sulfite exporter TauE/SafE family protein — translation MEILGLVLIAFFASILTFYSGFGLGTLLLPVFSLMVPIDLAILMTALVHFLNSIFKFILTRKALHWPSLAIFGIVSLIFAILGAYCLQYFVVLEWMYSYTIVGYAASTNVLKIIIGSLLVLFTGIEYFDVIKIKSNHPIYLIIGGILSGFFGGLSGHQGALRSAFLRSLPLTKEQFIATGIACALMVDTARLLVYTKMDQHAFMNINLQLVLPAIAAAWAGAWIGNKYLKKITQEQIQKIVCICLILFGVLIGMGLI, via the coding sequence ATGGAAATTCTCGGATTGGTATTAATTGCATTTTTTGCATCCATTTTGACTTTTTACAGTGGATTTGGCCTTGGTACACTCTTGTTACCGGTCTTCAGTCTGATGGTTCCAATTGATCTGGCCATATTAATGACAGCCCTTGTCCATTTTCTAAATTCAATTTTCAAGTTTATTTTGACCCGAAAGGCTTTGCACTGGCCAAGCTTAGCAATTTTTGGAATTGTTTCCTTGATTTTTGCAATTCTGGGTGCTTATTGCCTGCAGTATTTTGTGGTACTTGAATGGATGTATTCTTACACGATTGTCGGGTATGCAGCAAGCACCAATGTATTAAAAATTATTATTGGGAGTTTATTGGTATTGTTTACTGGTATCGAATATTTCGATGTTATAAAAATAAAATCGAATCATCCAATCTATTTAATAATAGGCGGCATATTAAGTGGATTTTTTGGTGGACTTTCAGGACATCAGGGTGCTTTGCGATCTGCTTTTTTGCGCAGTTTGCCTCTGACAAAAGAACAATTCATAGCAACTGGAATTGCATGTGCTTTGATGGTAGATACAGCTCGCTTATTGGTTTATACAAAAATGGATCAACACGCATTCATGAATATTAATTTGCAGTTGGTATTGCCGGCAATTGCAGCAGCCTGGGCCGGAGCCTGGATTGGAAACAAATATTTAAAAAAAATAACCCAGGAACAGATCCAAAAAATTGTTTGTATCTGTCTGATTTTATTTGGCGTATTAATCGGAATGGGATTGATATGA
- a CDS encoding 50S ribosomal protein L9: MEIILLKDMDKLGDKHQVIKVKPGFGRNFLIPNGIALLANDSNMRKLAELRKQEDARENKKVNEYKAMAEQLNGIVLKIGAKTGASDKIFGSVTNVQLAQALKDQFNLDIQRKKIHLDDEIKTLGTYTATIDFHKDVHTKINFEVVSE, encoded by the coding sequence ATGGAAATTATTTTATTAAAAGATATGGATAAACTTGGTGATAAGCACCAGGTTATAAAAGTAAAACCGGGTTTCGGACGAAATTTTTTAATTCCTAATGGTATTGCATTATTGGCAAATGATTCCAATATGCGAAAACTGGCCGAATTAAGAAAACAAGAGGATGCCCGTGAAAACAAAAAAGTAAATGAATACAAAGCAATGGCCGAGCAATTAAACGGCATTGTTTTAAAAATCGGTGCGAAAACAGGAGCCTCAGATAAAATCTTTGGTAGTGTTACCAATGTGCAATTAGCACAAGCTTTGAAAGACCAATTTAATCTTGATATTCAACGCAAGAAAATTCATCTGGATGATGAAATCAAGACTTTAGGTACTTATACTGCGACAATCGATTTTCATAAAGATGTCCATACCAAAATTAATTTTGAGGTGGTATCTGAATAA
- a CDS encoding 30S ribosomal protein S18: MATQDEIKFLSNPNIGQKKTKYCRFKKFGLKHIDYKDDSFLIQFVNEQGKLLPRRLTGNSLKYQRRVATAIKRARHLAILPFVTDLLK; the protein is encoded by the coding sequence ATGGCAACGCAAGATGAAATAAAGTTCCTGAGTAATCCTAATATAGGACAGAAGAAAACCAAATACTGCCGTTTTAAAAAATTTGGATTAAAACACATCGATTATAAAGATGACAGTTTTCTAATTCAATTTGTTAACGAACAAGGTAAATTATTACCTCGTCGCTTAACTGGTAACTCTCTAAAATATCAAAGACGGGTTGCAACTGCAATTAAACGCGCCAGGCATTTAGCTATTTTACCATTTGTAACCGATCTTTTAAAATAA
- the rpsF gene encoding 30S ribosomal protein S6 → MPHYEVSFIVDPVLSGDEVKSTVQTYKEMIGNESGSIVHVDEMGLKALAYPINNRSTGVYFCIEYVMDNPPFNGKMELALKRDERIMRYLTVKLDKYGVKYNEDKRNGKIGKRVKKDKSADGSSSEAYVRPTSAPAPIPVPAPIIKEEIIVEEE, encoded by the coding sequence ATGCCTCATTATGAAGTAAGCTTTATCGTTGACCCAGTACTGTCGGGCGATGAAGTTAAATCGACAGTTCAAACCTACAAGGAAATGATCGGAAACGAAAGTGGAAGTATCGTTCATGTAGATGAAATGGGATTAAAGGCTTTGGCCTATCCCATCAACAATCGCTCCACCGGAGTATACTTTTGCATTGAATATGTAATGGATAATCCACCATTCAATGGAAAAATGGAATTAGCATTAAAACGCGATGAACGTATCATGCGTTATTTAACCGTCAAGCTTGACAAATATGGAGTCAAGTACAATGAAGACAAAAGAAATGGTAAAATTGGAAAACGGGTAAAGAAAGACAAATCTGCTGACGGATCTAGTTCTGAAGCATATGTTCGTCCAACATCAGCCCCAGCTCCAATCCCGGTTCCTGCACCTATCATTAAGGAAGAAATTATTGTTGAAGAAGAATAA